The window CACCGGGGCCATGAGCAGCCCCTCCCATGTCCCCCGGTCCATCTCCGCCGCCATCATCCGTCCCACCCCCAGGCTGCTGGCGAAAAGCAGCAGCATCCAGAGGAAGGCCGGCACCACGGCGCGGGCCAGATCCGGGCGCAGCTCGAAGGCGGCCCCGAACAGGAACAGGCTCAGCCCGGCCAGGGTCAGGGTCGGCGTCAGGGCCTCCCGGGCCCGTCCTTCCACGCGCAGATCCTTCCCGAGCAACGCCCGGAGCACGCGCAGCTCCCCGTGTCCGCCGGTTGGAACCCCCGGTGAGGCGCGCGGAGGGGTCCCGACGCTCCCCTCCGGTCGCACCCGGTTGGGCGCCGGCTCCCTCGCCTGGGGCGGACGAAGGGCCTGTCGGCCCTCGGCGGGCCGGAGGGCGGACGCATAGATCTCCCGCAGGGCCTCCGCGGGGAGATCCTGCGGAGCGCCTTCGGCGACGCAGCGTCCGCCGGCCAGCACCACCACCCGATGGGCCAGGGAGGCGGCCGCCGGCTCATGCAGGGCGATCAATAGGGCACGCCCCTGATCGGCCAGCATCCGGAGGGCCTCCTGCGCCCGGTCCATCCCCACCAC of the Thermoflexus hugenholtzii JAD2 genome contains:
- a CDS encoding heme exporter protein CcmB — translated: MVVLAGGRCVAEGAPQDLPAEALREIYASALRPAEGRQALRPPQAREPAPNRVRPEGSVGTPPRASPGVPTGGHGELRVLRALLGKDLRVEGRAREALTPTLTLAGLSLFLFGAAFELRPDLARAVVPAFLWMLLLFASSLGVGRMMAAEMDRGTWEGLLMAPVDRSALFAGKALVHGLLLALVIGLSLLAAAVFFNLSLWEPRILLLLVLGTAGLAGVTTLLSAMAMAARARELLLPILLFPVAAPLLIAGIQGTRAALEGDPEGWGTWMQMMLAYDIILLTVGGLIFEEAVGA